Within the Oculatellaceae cyanobacterium genome, the region GTCGCCCAGTTCGGAGCAATTTTGTCCAGCCTAGAATCGGATTGAGGGGCGAGCGCAACTCGTGGGACAACACCGCCAAAAATTCGTCTTTAATTCGGTTAGCCGCTTCTGCTTTGGCGCGGTCTCGTTGAGCAATGCGGTACAAATCGGCATTATCGATCGCCAAGGAAGCACGATGAGCCAGTTCCTCTGCCAGTTGTAAATCTGCCGAGGTGTACTGTCGTCCAGATTCAGCAAAAACAAAGGAGAGCACTCCGAAAATTCGCGACTGAGTTCGTAGTGGCACCGTCATTACGGATCGGAATCCCACTTGGCGGATAATCTCTAAATGCTCTGGGTCGCGCGCTGCCTGTACCAATAATTCATCGGGAATATCTGGTAGCAAGTCGGATTGCCCAGTTCGCAGTGTGTAAGCCGCAGCACGGGGGTCATCCGGGTTCAGAGGATACTTGTCACTAATCTGGCGTGCCCATTCCAGTTTGGCAGGATCAATGTGAGCAACCGTAATCTGGTCGGGCGTACCATCCTCTTTGATTATATGAACCGTACACCAGTCCGCTAATTGAGGCACTGTCAGTTGTACGACTTGCTCTAGAGTCGTTTGATAATCAAGTGAGGATGCAAGCATCGTACTTGCATCCGAGAGAAAGCTTTGAGCGCGTTCTAAATGCACCCGTTCCGTCACATCGACCACATAGACAAGAACGCTTTCTATCTGGCTATTTGAGTTAACGCTCGGAAGATAGTAAACGTTGTAGTAACCGGGACGGCGATCGCTACGTCCGGGAACATTTACCGCAAAATTCGGTGAGATGAAAGGATTGCCTGTGGTGTAGATCTGATTAAAGACTTCAACTAATTTGGGATCGGATTGACCAAAAAGTTCTGGAATGGAATGTCCTAAGTGTTGCTCGCGGGTTAATCCATTAATTTCTGCTAAGGCTTCGTTAATAGCAATAAATCGCTGCTGTGTATCTAATAGAGCAAGTCCAATAGGTGATGTTTCAAAGATGGTTTCTAGTTGGCGCTGTGCGGATTCTGCTTGAGAGCGTGCAAGGCGCTCACGTTCTAAGAGTTGTTCTCGTTCTTGTTCTGCTTGCTTGCGCTCTGTCACATTCAGCACAAGTGATAACACCGAAGTCATTCGTCCCGATTCGTCTCTGAGACTGGAGTTATACCACTCGCAATGCACAATAGTGCGATCTTGCCTGTAATTGCGGTTATACGAAAAAATATGGGGTTCTTCGCCATAGACCAGCCGTTGGCACACAGAGGCAACTGCTTCTAGGTCTTCCTCAAAAACAAAAGGTATCTCTGTTAAAGATTTGCCCAGCATTTCTTCAGCTTTCCAACCCAAAATGCGCTCTGCGCCAGCAGACCACCGAATGACTCGAAAGTCTCGATCCCATTCAACGACTGCCATGGGAGAGTTTTCTACATGAAAATTGAGCTTTTGTAGGGCTTGACGCAACGTCTCCTCTGCTTGCTTGCGCTTTGTAATATCAATTACAACACCCATTGAGTGTAAGGGATTTCCCTGAGCATCATAAGTAAACTTTCCTCTGGCTTCAACCCAGTGAATGGAGCCATCTGACCAACGCAGGCGATATTCATGGTAATATTCCTGCTTGTCAACTATGGCTTGCTGATATTTAGCTTCAGCTTCTGCTAGGTCATCTGGATGAACCCGACTTGCCCAAACTTCATAGCCCGGTTCGCACTCATTCGGTTGTAGACCCAACACGCTGAAATGTCCTTCTGACCACTGAAGTGCGCCTGTCTGCATATCCCAGTCCCACGTTCCCATGCGTCCGACCTTTAGCGCGAGTTGCAGGCGAGCTTGACTCGAGCGCAATTCCTCTTCTGCACGCGATCGCTCTACGGCTAGCCAGGTTTTTTGAGCAATTTGCTCCATCAGTACCACATCTTCCTCCGT harbors:
- a CDS encoding PAS domain S-box protein; this translates as MKRDGTGKFVSNWDSETKQRVSVSLTNTAWRSLDQEATRIGISRSEVIERFARTLESDEYQDYKQVAKLQEKERQQQFLIELNDAIRGIQDSKEIMWQVVCATGQHFGVTRCTYGEIDSTQEYVIVDRDYCNGVLSVVGSHHMDSFGREIIAELKQGKTIVVDDVDSDPRTAGAGATAFDAIQTKSLVCVPLVKQGQFVALLVLHHVSVRHWTEEDVVLMEQIAQKTWLAVERSRAEEELRSSQARLQLALKVGRMGTWDWDMQTGALQWSEGHFSVLGLQPNECEPGYEVWASRVHPDDLAEAEAKYQQAIVDKQEYYHEYRLRWSDGSIHWVEARGKFTYDAQGNPLHSMGVVIDITKRKQAEETLRQALQKLNFHVENSPMAVVEWDRDFRVIRWSAGAERILGWKAEEMLGKSLTEIPFVFEEDLEAVASVCQRLVYGEEPHIFSYNRNYRQDRTIVHCEWYNSSLRDESGRMTSVLSLVLNVTERKQAEQEREQLLERERLARSQAESAQRQLETIFETSPIGLALLDTQQRFIAINEALAEINGLTREQHLGHSIPELFGQSDPKLVEVFNQIYTTGNPFISPNFAVNVPGRSDRRPGYYNVYYLPSVNSNSQIESVLVYVVDVTERVHLERAQSFLSDASTMLASSLDYQTTLEQVVQLTVPQLADWCTVHIIKEDGTPDQITVAHIDPAKLEWARQISDKYPLNPDDPRAAAYTLRTGQSDLLPDIPDELLVQAARDPEHLEIIRQVGFRSVMTVPLRTQSRIFGVLSFVFAESGRQYTSADLQLAEELAHRASLAIDNADLYRIAQRDRAKAEAANRIKDEFLAVLSHELRSPLNPILGWTKLLRTGRLDTTKTQQALETIERNTKLQAQLIEDLLDVSRILQGKMTLNVAPVNLAATIEAALETVRLAAEAKHIQIQTTFNPISGTVSGDTNRLQQVVWNLLSNAVKFTPGGGRIEVQLEQVGMSAQIQVKDTGKGISPDFLPYVFDYFRQEDGTITRKFGGLGLGLAIVRHFTELHGGTVQADSLGENLGATFTIRLPLNIVEPQPSGDRRHPERAADLTGIHVLVVDDDADMRDLAAFTLTQSGAQVTTAASAAQALTLLNQSIPNLLLCDIGMPEMDGYALMQEIRKWSPQQGGMIPAIALTAYAGEINQQQALAAGFQIHISKPVEPDELVKAIASLLRF